The window CATGGCCGTGTTGGTGGCGAGGCAGGGGCGCGAGCTGCAGCGCTACAGCCAGCGCACCGGCGGGCGCATCGTGGTGGGGTGCATCCCGTACCGCGTGCGGTGCGACGGCGAGCTGGAGGTGCTGGTGATCACGTCGCAGAAGGGGCACGGCATGATGTTCCCCAAGGGCGGGTGGGAGGAGGACGAGTCCATGGACGAGGCCGCCCGGCGCGAGGCCCTGGAGGAGGCCGGCGTCCTCGGCGACACCGAGCCGGTGCTCGGCTTCTGGCACTACAAGAGCCGCCGCTACGTCGACCAGACCTACGAGGGCTTCATGTTCCCGCTCCGCGTCGCCGACGAGCTCCACCAGTGGCCCGAGATGGCCTCCCGCAAGCGCACCTGGGTGAGTAGTTGAGACCACCATCCCAATTCCTTCGCTCGCGGCACGCGCTGCCCAATGCAAATCCCACCCCCCAGAACCAATGCAAGGACATGTCATCTGACCCCTCGATTGCATGGAACAGGCGACGGTGAACCAGGTGATGGACGGGTGCCCGCACCTGTGGATGCGGGAGGCGCTCGAGAAGCTCGTCGCCCGGCACGCCACGGCCGTGCTGCAGTCCGCTCTCTGATCAGGAGAGAAGACCACGCGGGCGGCCGGCGTGCTCCCGCAAGAAAGGACCGGCAGCACGAACCCACGCTAGCGCGCGCACACGTCGTCAAGGCTCTCCCGGTGCagcggcaggccggccggcgctcCGGCGCCCGGATTTGGTCGCCCTCACCGGAGAGAcacggcggcgcgccgcgcgggTGGATGCTGGCGGCGCTTTCTTGACTCCTCCGGGGACGCGGAGCCGTCGTCGCggcagattttttttaaaaaacgtAGCGGGCGAATCATTGGACACGAAATGTAAACAACACCGAACACGACGCATCATAGCCGAACAGGCGAACAGCAGCGCGGAACGATCCACGATTATTTGGAGTCGGTAACAGAACAAAATGTAAATTAGTGCTAGTAACTTCGTATCTTGGTGCCAGAATTGAATGAAACAGCTGTTCAAGAGAAGAATTTCCACCCTTAATTACCCGCCGGTACACTAGTACTACTCAATTAAGTTGCTCAGAGACGGCGACACCTGAAGCTCCTAGTTAGTCCTCCGAATGCACGTGCTCTACAACTAGCAGCTTCGCTGCCTGGCTGGTGCCTGCCTACACCCGGGAGCGACTCCACCTGGATTGGTCACCTCTGGCTCTGAATCAGATTATCAGAAGAACACTCCCTGCGATTCGTTGGGTGATGATAGCCAGGTAGGATCCATCATCCAGGGCGAGAAGCCAAGCCGAGAACGAACCGTTCCAGGAACTGACCTGCCGATCCGGTCCCGGAGCAGCGACGGCTCCGGGTCCCCCAGGCCCCCCGACTCGGCGCGGCAGTGCCCATCACGCCGCTGCGCGCCAGGACGTCGCGCTCGCGGTTTTTCCCCGCCGTTAAGAACGGGACGGACGCGCAATGAGTAAACAAACCCCTCGCCGCGACGTGCCGACGGCGACCCCTGCACTGCCATCCACGGCCGCCGATGTTGCCGCTAACCCGCTATACCCCctccgttttttttttgagactgACTTGACCCGGGGCGATGCAGATGTGAGCAGATTTGTCCGGGACGGTAAAAACTATGGCGACAGGTCGGCATCGCTGACGAAGCGGTCGCGGCCTTGTGGGGCAGATTTATCGGCGATGATTAGTCTGGAAGCCACCGGTTGAGGGCCACGTACGCCCGGGGCGCCCCCTTCGTCAAAGGCAGCAGCCGGGGTGAAGACGTGAGAGCCGTGAAACCAGTGACAAGTCATCTCCGGGAGGAGAGGGTCGGATAAAAAAAACCGGCCGTCCGCCGCGGAATTTTCGGCCCCGTCAGGACGCCACGCGAGTGAGACGGCGAGGAGCCGAGGGCGCCAGGGCGGGGACGGGACGGCGCCCGCGCGCCTCGGCTTGCTGCTCTCCTGGACGCGAGCTCTTGTTGGGTAGCCGGGGGGTAAGCGTTTGTTCTCGCGCGGCGGTGAATTTTGCGGCGAGCCGCGGTGAATTTTCCTGCACGGGAAGCGCTACTGATGGATACGCCAAGCGACAGGAACGGGACAGAAGCGTCGCGCCACCGCCAATGGTGAaaagatttttctttttttccggTTTGGTAGTAGAGGGAGGCAACAGACCGCTGTGTTTAGTTTATTTTGGATTTTTAGATTTTTGGAAAGGAATCTTtcacatttaaagtattaaatatagattaatcacaaaactaattatagatctagtctgtaaactacgagacgaatctaatgagtctaattaattcatcattaaagCATATTTACTGTAGATTTACTGTAGAAATTTAGTGTCTACTCAcgacctaattaggctcattaaattcgtctcgcgatttacagtccatttgcgtaatgcgatttatttttcaactatatttaatacaccatatagatgatttacaaaaattttggatTTTGAGATTTTAGATCTAAACACGCACTTAGTGCAATGCCGTGAGGGTGGCCTCTGCCAC is drawn from Panicum virgatum strain AP13 chromosome 1N, P.virgatum_v5, whole genome shotgun sequence and contains these coding sequences:
- the LOC120657153 gene encoding nudix hydrolase 18, mitochondrial-like is translated as MAVLVARQGRELQRYSQRTGGRIVVGCIPYRVRCDGELEVLVITSQKGHGMMFPKGGWEEDESMDEAARREALEEAGVLGDTEPVLGFWHYKSRRYVDQTYEGFMFPLRVADELHQWPEMASRKRTWATVNQVMDGCPHLWMREALEKLVARHATAVLQSAL